AAGAGGTTATTGATAATATGAATTATATTAGTAGCCTAACGCAAAAATGATTAGCATTACCTATGGCAAAATTATTGATAATTGATGATGAGAGGGCAATAAGAAACACCCTTCGTGAGATTTTAGAATACGAAAATTACGAGGTTGAAGATATTGATAATGGTATTGATGGATTAGAACTTATAAAGAAAAAAAAGTACGATCTTGTTCTTTGCGACATCAAAATGAACAGAATGGACGGCATGGAGGTGCTGGAACAGGCATTAGCCATTAGCCCTGATCTTCCTTTTATCATGATATCCGGACATGGTACAGTTGAAACAGCAATTGAAGCAAGTAAAAAAGGTGCTTTTGACTTTATTTCTAAACCACCTGATCTAAACAGGCTATTAATTACTGTCAGAAATGCGCTGGACCGAGGTACTTTAGTTACCGAAACTAAAGTCTTAAAAAGAAAAGCAAGCAAAACAAGAGATATTCTCGGCAGCTCTGATAACATCAATAAAATTAAAGAAACCATTGAACGTGTAGCCCCTACTGAAGCCAGAGTTTTAATAACCGGAGCTAATGGTAGCGGTAAAGAACTGGTTGCGCGCTGGTTACACGAAAAGTCTCAGCGTGCCGAAAGTCCACTTATTGAGGTAAACTGTGCAGCTATACCATCTGAGTTAATTGAAAGCGAACTTTTTGGTCATGAAAAAGGTTCTTTTACATCCGCAGTAAAACAACGCATCGGTAAATTTGAATTGGCTAATGGCGGCACATTATTTCTGGATGAAATTGGTGACATGAGCCTTTCTGCACAAGCAAAGGTGCTACGTGCTTTACAAGAGCATAAAATTACCCGGGTAGGTGGCGAAAAAGAACAGGAAGTAAACGTTAGGGTACTTGCTGCGACCAATAAAGACCTATTAAAAGAAATTGAGGCCGGTAATTTCCGTATGGACTTATACCATCGTTTAAATGTAATCAATATTCATGTTCCTCATTTAACTGAACGTACTGAAGACATTCCTGAAATTGCGCAGAACTTCCTGGAAGAAATTTGTCGTGATTATGGCATGCCAGTTAAAAAGATCAATGATGGCGCAATGTCAGCACTACAGGCGTTACCATGGACTGGAAATGTTCGTGAATTACACAATATGATTGAACGTTTAATTATTTTAAGTGATAAGGCCATTACCGAAAATGATGTGATCTCTTTTGCTAATCCCGGAGGAGGAACAAACATTGGAGCTATAGGTTCAAATAATGGTCATGCCAATGCAAGCAATGATCAGTCAGTTGACTATGATAAATTCAACAATTTTCAGGATTATAAAGATCATGCTGAAAGAGAATTTATCAAATTTAAGCTGGAGAAAAACAATTGGAATGTATCCAAAACTGCTGATGATATTGAAATTCAACGCAGTCATTTGTATAGTAAAATAGAGAAATTTGGCTTAAAAAGAGCTATAGAATAATCAATTTTCAACAACTCCTGATGA
This is a stretch of genomic DNA from Candidatus Pedobacter colombiensis. It encodes these proteins:
- a CDS encoding sigma-54 dependent transcriptional regulator; the encoded protein is MAKLLIIDDERAIRNTLREILEYENYEVEDIDNGIDGLELIKKKKYDLVLCDIKMNRMDGMEVLEQALAISPDLPFIMISGHGTVETAIEASKKGAFDFISKPPDLNRLLITVRNALDRGTLVTETKVLKRKASKTRDILGSSDNINKIKETIERVAPTEARVLITGANGSGKELVARWLHEKSQRAESPLIEVNCAAIPSELIESELFGHEKGSFTSAVKQRIGKFELANGGTLFLDEIGDMSLSAQAKVLRALQEHKITRVGGEKEQEVNVRVLAATNKDLLKEIEAGNFRMDLYHRLNVINIHVPHLTERTEDIPEIAQNFLEEICRDYGMPVKKINDGAMSALQALPWTGNVRELHNMIERLIILSDKAITENDVISFANPGGGTNIGAIGSNNGHANASNDQSVDYDKFNNFQDYKDHAEREFIKFKLEKNNWNVSKTADDIEIQRSHLYSKIEKFGLKRAIE